In Oreochromis aureus strain Israel breed Guangdong linkage group 22, ZZ_aureus, whole genome shotgun sequence, the genomic window caatataaagcaccttgaggcgactgtagttgtgatttggcgctgtgtaaataaaattgaattgaattgaatatagcAGCTTAACacatctcatttttctcaggtaTGGAAAACATGGCGCCTTCTACAAATTCAAGTCGAGCACCGGGCGAGTTCTGCCTCTGTTTTACATCTACGACTCCTACCTGACACCGCCCGAGTCCTGGGCAGAACTTCTGACAGCTAAAGGCTCCCGCAGCATTAGAGGCACGCCTTATGATGGGATTTTTGTTGCACTCATTGTCGAGGAGCGTCACAAATACGACATCCTAGCTAGCGGCTTTGACGGCATGTACACATACTTTGCCTCTAACGGCTTTTCGTTTGGCTCGTCTCACCAGAACTGGAAGGCCATCAAGGCATTCTGTGATGCAAACAATTTGCTGTTTATCCCAAGCGTTGGTCCCGGGTATGTGGATACTGCCGTTCGACCGTGGAACAACCATAACACCAGGAATCGTGTTAACGGACGTTACTATGAGACGTCGCTGCAGGCAGCTTTGTCTGTCCGTCCAGAAATCGTCACCATTACATCCTTCAACCAGTGGCACGAAGGCACACAAATAGAGAAGGCTACGCCCAAGAAAACTGTGACCCGTTTGTATCTAGATTATCAGCCTAACCAACCAGACCACTACTTGGAGCTAACACGCCAGTGGGCTGAGAACTTTAACAAAGAGAAGGACAAGTGGCTGATGTGAGCGTCAGCTGAGTGGACAGTCTGAGCATCACTACAACACAATGTTGAGCTCGCTGCCACACCTCTGTGTTCCTCCActtaactttttttccccaagtcTGAGCGCTCTACACAAAGTTTCCGCTCAACACTCTCTTCCTGTTTCGATTGCCTGTCATGTTTTGTACATGTTAACAATGACATTCACATGTTGATGCTTCAGGGTCGCAGTGATAAACAGCTAACACTGGTTTTGTGAGTAGTGTGGGGTCCTGACTACTAAAACCACATGGATGTGTACAGTAACTCTACTACTCTGTGAGGTTTATGTTGTATTTTCCAATGCTCCAGACTGTTCTTTCCTGTCTTTCCATGGTGACAAATTaaactgtgtgtctgtttatagttGGACAATCAGTCGCTGATGTGAAAAAGGTCTAAGAAAGATGTGATGTGTATAAGATGCTCAGTCATCGGCACAGtccagatgtttttttaaatcccctAATTTCTCACTCACACTGGAGTAAAGAAAATATGAGACCAGAAACTCTTTGTGACAGGGAAAAATCAAGGAATGCTTTGAGCTTTTGGTTGTCAGAGACCAACTGGTTATCCAGAGCGTGCAACACCCCAAACTCTTGGTGAGCACATGCGATCGCCAGCTGATTGCACTCACTGGCTGTCTTGTGGTAGTCAGTGCGTCTCCAAATAATTGCCatctaaaatataaatgcaGATAGACTGCAAGCACATTGCAATCAACCCGAGTTCACTGCAAATGCAAATGCAACTCATGCGCAACACATCTTTACATTAGGGATTTGCACAGACCTGGTCTCAGTGTTCAAAGCAACAGCATCATAGGTTTGCTGCACAGAGGGCGATCATTTTGGTCTCCAGCCACCGTTTTCCTcagtgtgactgtagcataaCAACTAAAAAGCTCTGaatatttcactgttttctgtgtgttgtCTGTTCCTGCTGCTCTGAAGTGGCCAAAGATGAGTCATCAAAGGTTCATTACTAACATCTCAGAACTATCGATGTATACTTTTGGAGTGAATTTGACAGCTGGGAAATGCTTTAGCTGCCTGAGTTTAGATGGGCGTCCAGCCTGTCACTGAGTCAACAGTCACTACAAGAAAGTGTCCTGTCCTAATGGGCTTTCTGAAAAAGATGCTTCAAAGTTCTGATTACAGAGTTCTAtaagtccccccccccccaatataTTTGTCACAGTGTACTGGAGTGATACTGGAGTGAACTGGGGATCTTTTGCTTCTTAGGCAGATGTGTAAAACACTGCACTATGGAGCCACTATCAGTAGTGATACACTCATAACAACATATCAGAGCTGGTCCTCGACCAATGGCCACTTCATTCATGTACGTCCATCAGTTAAATGTAAGGTCAGGGAGTTAAACGGTGCTCTgtgaagaaaagagagagagtttaAGAGGTGGAATAAAAGAGGTGTGATGAGCATCAGGGGGCAAAAAAATCAAACTGGGATCAATGGAGAACCTGCTGGTGTCACTGTCAGACACACCAGAGCTAATAGTCAGTGCAGGGGAACATTTTAATGAGGTTATTAAACCTAGTGTGGTTTCCAtaatgagaaagaaaacaaaacagggtcGTCTCTCTGGTTCCAAAGGGAATAGGAGTTTGAAGATGAGGTTTCTGAGAATGAACAGTAATTAAAGGGACGGTGTTTGGACACACAGGACCTTCAGTGATTAACACATTTATTAGACTGCCtgtcaaaaaaacacaaatattttagaaagtTCCATAAAACTAAAACTGATGTTGGTATTTATTAGACAAATAACTTATATGCTTTTATATCTGAGTTTGAGCTGACACACTGGACTTCTCCAAGATGCCAGAAATTAATCAAGAAATTAATTTCAGAAACAAAAGTCgatgaataataaaaaataaattaccaGTACTGTCAATTTGAGGCAGTtgtggtctaataaatttgttaaccACTGTCTCTCCAAAAGCAGCGTTGCCACATCCAAACTGTGTTTAGGATATCAAACATTTGAGTTTGCATTAGCATGTCAGGTCTTTTGGATATTTCCTGCATTTCTTCCCCtttcagattaaaagaaaacagtttcaAGCTGTTTTTTTATCAGAATATGTTTTCATACGGTCCGTAGAGTAGCTTTTACTGTGTAGATGAGGGTTGAATACTTGTGTAATTAACCTGATGGCAGTATTTCCGTGGCGTGCAGTTGGAAGAGGAACACAGCAGAGAAAAGCCAACCAACCAATCTATTGCCTTGCTTTAATGGCTCTGCCTGTGCTCATGAAAACGACATGTTCATGCTGCTGGCAGTGAACATAAATTGTCGAGCCACCAATCACTGCAAATGTACAGTGTAGCACTTGGAAGGCAGCGTGATTCTCTCAGAAGTCTTTTTAGAGAAAAAGGCTGAGAAATagagaggagacaaacacaTGGATAACAATACTATTCTTATTTTAACGATTACTGACACTAAACAGAGGTTTTACAGCTCCAGTCCTGCTGGTGTGGCTGCTGGGACTGTGCTAGACATACTCATAGAAATGTCAATAACTCTTGACAATCAGTTGAGTTATTGAAGATGGTTTGCCAGATGACAACTTCTGAAATGCTCTGATTTCTCACCACCACCAGTACGTTTCATTTATTCCATTAATAAAATGCACTGGGCAGGTCCACACAACATGTTTCCACCAACCGTCCTTATCCCCACACATAGCATCGAGGCATCTTATGTTTTACCCGTTAACAGAGCTTTAGAGATTTGACACCACATATTCAAAAGTTTAATGTTACAGTATCAGGTTATTAATCTGATTACACATTAAGTCTGATACCACAGATAGATTAACACAGTTATCCACACATTTCTAAGTAACTTTGCTACAGTCATGTCACGGTGGTCAGGCGTGGCAGTGTTGGATGCAGGTTTAAAAGCGCCACAGCTACACCATCACACCATGATTTCTCTACAGTAgaagctttgtttttcttcactttctGTTTGGTTCAAATTAGGTAAGGATCacagtttaaatattaaaaaatatggaCATTAAGCACATTAAGAAACTATACTAACCAGTATGTTCCAATATGACACCCGGGATGCTGATTAGCTGTCCGTATAATCGTCTTGATCTCCACATCCTGAAGTTTTATGATCCCCAACGTTTTTTCTCCAGGCTCAGCATCAAGCTAAAACCTGACTTTGTCAGTACTGTACCAAGTAAGATGTATCCAACTTCAAACAACATGACTGCTTACCTCGCTAATTCATGTTTAATGTCTAACACTAGCCACAAGTACGCTAACATGTCAGTGACTGTGACAATAATCAAAGTTTGgcttttttggcattttattTAACTGTATATTCACAGACTGTATATTCACATTAACTCTAAAGGTGGCCTCATATTGAGACcagaagaaataaaactttgaaTGCCAAAATACCTCTAAGTCCATGCAAAATACCATGCTAAGTCTTCTTAGCATGTTGTTCACTGTTTGAAACAATGATGTTCCCTTTTAGAGTAGATAGATGAGATTTTTTACTTTGTCTCCACATAAAAATTGCATATAAGTGGATGTCAAGAGTACCTTTTCCACAGAGATAAGTAATTTCCTTAACTACATAATGACAAGAATGCATCAACCACAGCTAGCTGAGATAAGCTAAGCTATGTTTTTACAGGGAAAGTGAGTGAGAAAAAGCTGTGTTAGAGAACGTCCGAGTGCAGCTAGCTCACTGTGATGATCCAAAAAGCAGTTTGAACATCACAGTGAgagcagtttgagatgatctaaCATCCTCTGAACATGATGACTTTTATGAAATGGTCAGCAACAACATTCGGGTAGGATGtcacatttaaatgatgctcagttggtaccaAGGAGCCCACAGTGGtgtaccaccaccaccagcctgaaccgttggtacaaggcaggatggtgctttcatgttgtttactcGAACTGTGGATTGACAGATACCTTGGTTGTAAATGAGTTACTGCTGCTGTCCTATCAGCTttaagcagtctggccattctcagaggtcagaggaggacCACCACTCACGAAATGTTTGCTGTTGTTTGGATGATCCTCTGTAAACCCTAAAGATGATTTTGTGGGAAACACCCAGGAAATCACCAGTTTCTGAGATACTCCAACCAGCCTGTCAGGCACCAATCCCCAAGTAACCAATCTCCTTAAATCACCTTTGTTTCCTGATGCTTGCTTTGATCATCAGCAGACCATCTACATCCCTAAATGCACTggttgtgattggctgattagataatGGTGCTAATGAGGATTACCTCAGGAGTGCCTGAAAACCTGGCCACAGGGGGGAGCATGACCTGCTTACTGTTACTAACGTCTGCACGTTCTAAACATGCTGACATGTGTGATGAAAAATTTGTAAATTATGATTATCTGTcaacatacataaataaaaaaaaaacatggtgcAGGCGCTTTGACATGGCACCGTATGTTCCAAGCAGGAAAACATGAGGTAAGGACTTTCAGCACGAATACAACATCTGCTGTAGGACGAGCCATTAATCAGAGTAATCTCTTCTGTTCACAATATTGTCATAGCAAAAGGCAATATattacaggtgtgtgtgtgtgttaaaataTGAAGGCTAAATCCACcatagattttttattttttaacaaatgtTTTCAAAATATGGACGCGATTTAAAACTCTACTCCTGATGCCTGTATTGTTTTAGTTTCTGTCATGCTTATTTGTCATGTTCTAACATGTTCTAAAACAGGGGTCTCAAACCTGCGGCCCGGGGGCCACTCGCAGCCCACGTCACCCCTACTTGTAAATTGACGTGTAGAAATATAATGCAGTTTGACtgatgaagtgacttttttgtttgttgttgagtgacatgttaaaataagttcttCAAATGATTGCTCATGTTGCCTTCATATtcagagacacaaacatgctGAAGGATTGTCTGTGTTAGGTCACTGACAGACTCACAAACTAATGTGCACACTTATGTCTGCACTTTGATTTTGTTAAATACGAACACAATGACAGCAGATTAGACAGGAAAGCAGAGAGAGCGTGGAGAAGCCATGGCTCAGACCGCAGGTTTGACCTCATGGCTTACAATCACCTGCTCAGCCTGTGAGCCACACATGTACACTCTCACCAATCCAACGAATTAACATGCAAGGAGCTGTTGTCCCAGTACATGATCAGGAGAGCCCACAGAGCCCAGACTGTCTTTGGGGAACTTTTTCTGTCCTCCCAGGAAGTGGACAGGAAGTGGATAGGAAAAGGTTGGTGGCAGAAAGGGCAGAGAGAAAGTCAACAATACAAGTTCTTTAGGAGAGTACATCTAGAGCCGGCTTTACAGCAGGCATGGCAGCTGGCATGCTTGGAATGATGATATCCCATCCAGCCCATTATCTGCTCTTTTAACAGCTGAATGGTATCCATTACCATAACTGATTCAACCATGAATTCCGCTCTGTACCGGAGCGTCTGGGCATCAGCTCGTTTTTCTATTTCCCTGTGCTGTTAAACAAGGACAGCTTCTTCAAACATCCTACTTTTATTTTACATGATTACATCATTTGATTTTGTTATTATCATTTCAAAACTGCATCTTGTATTTAGTCTGGTTATCTTTCTCTTATGTTAAAAAgtatttgatgatctgaaacgtgTTAATGTGACAAAGATGCAGAAGAAGAAAGCAGGAGAATACTTTCTCACAGCACTGCACTTAAATATAATCATTGTCTCTACGGCTGATTTACAGGTTACTGAGTCAGCGGTGGAAGAATATTCAGTTCCTTTATCTGAATAAAAGAACCAAAAGTCCACTGTAAAAGTATTAATGGTTAATTAACTGTTAATGGTGAGCATCACTGTGTAAACTGGTGCTCACCATGCATGTAAGAGATTTTACAGCTGGGATCTCCTCCACATCTGTTCAATATATATGCAGTTAATGGACTCTTAAGTCTACATTGTTAaatcctttttcttttgttttcccaGAGTTATGTGTGCATAGATGCAAGAGCTCCATCTGGTGGAGTTCaacagctccatgaacacgatTCAGTGCAAACGATAAAAGCTGCTGACACGGTGGATAAAAGCAGTGCACCTCAAGTCTGTGGAGTCTAGATCGGAGACAACTCTAATCTTTCTTTCCTCCACATCCTTAACTATACATGATAATATGATGATCAAATGAATGTTACACTGAAAGGTGAACTCTTCCGAGATATACCGACTCCTACATAACGTCTGAAATACATTCTAATAAAAAGTTATATCAATAAATGATTGTTCTTTGTGATGTGTTGTCATCAAACTAATTTAAATTGTTTTGAATGAATAATCTCAGCTGATGTTATCAGTTTTAGAACGTCCACAGAGATAAGAACAAATGCAAAAATCATGTAGCAACATGTTAGGTGTTGAGTACAGAGGGATTCACCAAAAACTATCAAGTTATTGTACCATATTCTTGTACCTCAAATTAACTGAGCTGTATTCAAACGAGACTTTAAATCCAACTGTAATATGGTGGTATGCGTGTTCAAATGTTTTCTGTAGTACGCAAAACTCGATTCAATCTGATCTTTATCTATATAGAtctatctccctctctctcgaCCCTTAACTAAATCTACTTCATTTTTATCACATTTGCACTTTGACTTTATATGAATATGTAAGGGACTATTTTCAGTCCTGTACTGGTGATTTCGTTGAAGGACCACGACGAACAAGCATGCTGACAAAGGTTTCTACTTTATTATGATCATAAGTGGTCGCCACATTACAAAGttatgaaaaggaaaagagaaatggTGGTGCTGTGTTAAAACCAACTTTACAGCTTACAAAGAAGAAACATGAGTAAATGtgataaaaaatatatcagATTTTAAAGGAAGCTCTTCAGagttgatgtttttcagcctccGTCTACAACAAGCCCTGTCTCTTCAGATCCTCGTAGGTCTTCTTGTTGACCACATTTCCACTGGAGTCCTCATACTCTTCCTGAAAAGCACATCAGCAAAAGCGATTAGCAGCTACActacaacaaaacacaaacgtCTGCTGGGTAAGTCCTGAGTGTTGTTACCTCTGTGTCTGGCTGCCACCGCTCTGATGCTTTCTGGGACTTGAGCTTTGCCCACACTACAGttgacataaaacacataaatacatgAACATCTAAACATAAGCTGCATTCAGAATCTGCTCCAATCAACTCACAAGACACAGCATCCTCGATCTGTGTGACGTTGGCAAAGTGAGCGGTGTTGGGGATTCCCAGGCAGCGCATCCCGTGAGCGTGTCTCcactcctttaaaaaaaacatgaaagttcAACATCAACCTTTAAACGGTCCCACAGTCACTGCCAACCCACgagaaaacagcagcagcaacatacTGCAAAGTGCCTCTGGAAGGCTTTGGGTCCTCTGTAAGTGTAGTTTCCACAGATCTCACAGTTGTAGTTGATGTTCAGGCCGTGGAGTTTATAGAGCCAGTATGGAATTGGCTGCAGGGAGTGACAAACAGACACGGTTACTGTGGGTAATCAAGTAAACAACAATGAAACATCTTATATTATTTAACAATAGCAAGCTGAGTGTCTGAGTGACATTAAAGCGAGAGCATGTCCTCTAAGTGATCTATCAGTGTAACAGCAGCACAGGCTGAGCCGTGTGTGTGGATGGACACCGACTCCCACGTTAACACATGCAGATTTCAAACAGACATGCGTGTTACTGAGGACTGTAAGGTTACTCTGTTGTAGGTGTGTCTGTAGCCTTACCTTGCCGTCCCAGCCCAGTGGCAGGTTCTTGGGGTTGTAGATGATCTCGTTGTCTTCGTCTTCGCTCTCACTTTCACTGacctgctcttcctcctcctcctcacgcTCCTCTCCGGTCCTGGCCTGCTTCCTTTGCACGTTCTCATGAGTGAGCTGCCTTTGCTCCTGTAGCCACATACGCAGTATATCAACATGTGGTTTTCTCATGAAGCTGGCTCGAAACATGAACCCCAACAGCACCATTAACATATTCAGACTCACCCCAAGGATCTCCACGTATTCGTATACTTGAGCTTCCAGGAAGGCGATTTCCTTGTTCCGCTCTGTGTCTCTGTTGGAGTGACGGTAGGAAATCATTAAGAACTACATACTGAACACTTTGATGACACGTGAGGACGTGACATCAGAGGGACAGTTTTACACCCACTTACTTTTTAGGTCCCTTTGCTTTGGGGTTCTTGGCAAACAGTGAAGGATCCAGTGATTCCAGGGACTTGCCTTTGGTGCTGAAGAGCCTCTGAGCTCTCTCCTCCAGAGTCCTGAACACAGACACATTCAACCATTAACTGCTGGCCACCAGCTGCCATGAAACACCATCCTTTTCACTCTTTTACAAGGCCCCAACTAGATTTTTGTACTGTGCTGTTTTAAACATGTCTCAACAAACAAACTTGGCAAACACTAAAGACAGTTTTCGTCAGCTGCTTTGTTTTCCAGGTGCACAGTCTGACTAACCCACAGAGGGATCGGTTAAAACCAGCCAACATGTAGggtcagcagctctctgcagcttTGTTTCATCTGCTGCCTTGCTCACAGAGGTCACCACATCAGATGGCTCTGCATATTTCATTTGGGTTTTTTGAACACCAGATGGTCTTTGTGGTTTCAAACAGGGGCTCTCACTATACTAAGGAGCCACGGCGTGAGGTTATCTATAGTTCACAGATGATTCCCTGTCCTCATACAGCTGGTTTTCCAGTAATATTCTGCTTGGAATATGAAAACAACCTTTAATGTTGTAGAAAGAGAGAACGTCTGTCAAAGTGAGTTATTACCGTGTTCCTGACATGTTTCTAGATCTTACCCTCCACATTTCAGTCCCAAAGCCATGAGTGCTGACTTCAACCTGTCCAGACCCAAAGAGGCCAACTCCTACAGCAAAGAGGAAAACGGAGAGTGAAACAAATATGAAACCATTATTTATGCAAAACACTTTGACTTCAGTTACATGTCAATGAGGATTGATTTTACCTCCCAAGAGGAGAAAGCAGAGAGGTCCAGATGGGCACCTGCATGTGTCAAAGCACTACTCGTCTCTTTCTACAGTCAGattgaaaataaacacaaacaaaaaagtcagagaAGTTCGCAAAACCTAACCATCATCTGTCACTGGTCCCAGCAGAACAACTTACAGGCCAGCCTGGAAAGGTCCCGTTCTCCCATTTCTTCTCAAACTCTGACAGAACTTTGCCATAAAGGTCGTTCTGGTCCAGCAGCGGTTTGACCCGGTCTGTGTAGTCCTGCAGGTACTCCAGCAGCATCTCTAGATACCTGCACAACACAAGGGACATGTCCACATCTCCACTTCTGCATGCAACACTGACATGTGACTGAGGAACCAGATTCTTTACAGTTATACTTCCAAGCTGACATCTTGAATAAGCAGCATGGACTTACTTTTTGTATTCAGcatttttcctgtctttgggaATGTCGAACAGCTGGTCAAATGAAGACAGGTAAGTGATGTACTCCAGTTTCTGTACAGACACATGGCACAGAGAGCAGTCAGACAAATCCTGGCTCAGAGGCTTATTCTTTATTAATGAGAATAAACGGGCTACTCTAGGATCTTAACCTCAGCTCCCTTTAAGTTGATGTACTTCAGGTAGCAGTCGTGCAGATCGAGGTATCGGCCGTATCCCTCCTCATCAGTGAAATCCACCATATCTGCAGCACgtaaacacaaatcattcatgcaCTTTAAACCTGGGTATGAAGGTCACAGATGTTACTTACAATAACTGTTAAGTGTAGTTATGCAACTGCAGAGCACTCAATACAATAAAGTGTGTTTGGTAACCAAAGGCAACCGGTGCTTCGTCTAAATTAGCCTTTTCATTAATGAAGAAAAAGTGTTGATGCTTTCATGAGGTCAGTTAATACAGCTGTGAGATGGAAACAAAGACCTACAGCTCTCTGTTAGTGGTGACAGTGATGGTAACTGAATATTTTATTGAATCTCGCAGCAGAATTGATTAGCATAAGCAGATGATCGGTGCTTTGCATCCTTCTTTTCCAATGAGCTCCGGCATCGATCACATTTCCTAATTTGACCCAAGAACAAAAGTAGCCAGAGAAATGTCTCCCTACAAACGTTAATGCTGCTCAACACTTAAGCTTAACAGTAACTACATTAACTTAACAGGAGCATGCACCACACTGTTGCATAATAACACCGGGGATCTTGGGTAAAGCTTTTCAACCAGCTGCTTAAAACCCGGCTTTTCTACCATATAACACAGAAATGACTCACATCCACTGTGGACCACACCATACAGCCAAACCTCAAAGTGATGCATGAATTTGTGGGCGTCCAtgtctttatattgtaagaccctacaataactaCGACTACTAAAATACCAAGTTTAGTAGTAGTGAAGCCTACCAATGGGTTCAAACTTCTTCCACAACCCCCTgagcgaccgtggctcagggggttgggaagcgcatctgtaaccggaaggtcgccggttcgatccccggcctttctgtcctggtcgttgtgtccttgggcaagacactttaccctccCGCCTACTGGCGTTGgtcagaggggccgatggcgcgatatggcagcctcgcctctgtcagtctgtcccagggcagctgtggctacaactgtagctgcctccaccagtgtgtgaatgtgcgagtgaatgaatagtggcattgtaaagcgctttgggtgccttgaaaagcgctatataaatccaatccattattattaatatcataTTTGTGAGGTTTACAAAGTGCTCTgctgcacaaatactatgaactATTGTGCTTTTGCATGACACAGGTCTACTGTGCAGGTTTACGAACAGCCCAGCTTGTTTTCAACTCTAATACAATCGATCAAATGTAGGAAATTAAATAGACAAGTGGAGGAATTTCCTTATTATTTCAAGTGACTTCAGTCCAGGCACAGCTGTCAAGGTTTTACAGATAAAGGAGGCGCCATTCATCAATCAAAATACATTATCAAACAGATATTTGCATTTATAGTTATCCAGTAAACTAAGCCaagaacagtaaaaaaaaaaaaagtgctaggCGATGAAACAGATTCTAATAATGACAGTCTGCTACTACTACATGTTGACCATGTCCCGTTTATCTGGGAAAAGGACACGGTCAGTATTCACATCTCCAAACATCTGATTATTAATCCTAATTTTGACCACGTCCTGATTGTTCCTCAGCTGTTACAAAATGAAATCAAACTTTATAACTTGTTGGTTACTGTGTGGGtctgtaaaattaaaagaatGTATTGGTAAAAATGTGTGAGAAatgtcattcattcattcaggcTCATTTAGAAACCAGAGGGAGCCTTCACAAACAGGATGGCCACCAAACGGCATAAATTTACTACAATTAgaattaaaagagaaactgtaCTGTCAGTAATCAGCTGCTCTAATCGTCTTCAGTGTAACTTCTCCAAAGTAGattgctgtgtttttatttcaactGCAGATTTCAAACAGacttgtgcagaaaaaaaatcaaacaacacTGATCTGCTGATCAACAAAGTGTTACTTAATGCAGTGTAGCTGCTTCCTATGAGTTTCCTCATTAGATcccatttttgttgttgcaaCAAATTAAATAGTCAGGAAGCATTTGTTCCTCTAGCTTCTGTTCTGTGGGATTTGCATGTCGTGCACTGTTTGTTCTCGACTCAGAACAAGCACGTGTTGTTTGAACCACACTCACTCTGAGCCTCCTCGCTGGGGTTATCTCTGGCCTTCATCAGCTCCTCAAACTCTGCAGACATGGGGATGGAAATCTGCAGGAAGGACAACAGAAATCAGTTTCAAAGACCTGATGTACGCTTTCAGTTGACCATTTGGAATCAAAAGAATAAATACTTCATTTGGATGCTTTCGGTGGAACTCCTTtatctgtttgagtctgttGTAGAACTCTGCAAACTCATTTGGTCCTGAGATGGCTGCAAGTTCGTCTCTCCTCATTCTGTCAGAGAAATAATCCAGGAACACGAGAAGAACAAGAGGAAGTTATCAGGACAGTTGGTTTTTCTAAAGCAGCAT contains:
- the sf3a3 gene encoding splicing factor 3A subunit 3, coding for METILEQQRRYHEEKERLMDAKTKEMLHKKSTLREQINSDHRTRAMLDRYMEVSANLRDLYEDKDGMRRDELAAISGPNEFAEFYNRLKQIKEFHRKHPNEISIPMSAEFEELMKARDNPSEEAQNMVDFTDEEGYGRYLDLHDCYLKYINLKGAEKLEYITYLSSFDQLFDIPKDRKNAEYKKYLEMLLEYLQDYTDRVKPLLDQNDLYGKVLSEFEKKWENGTFPGWPKETSSALTHAGAHLDLSAFSSWEELASLGLDRLKSALMALGLKCGGTLEERAQRLFSTKGKSLESLDPSLFAKNPKAKGPKKDTERNKEIAFLEAQVYEYVEILGEQRQLTHENVQRKQARTGEEREEEEEEQVSESESEDEDNEIIYNPKNLPLGWDGKPIPYWLYKLHGLNINYNCEICGNYTYRGPKAFQRHFAEWRHAHGMRCLGIPNTAHFANVTQIEDAVSLWAKLKSQKASERWQPDTEEEYEDSSGNVVNKKTYEDLKRQGLL